A window from Neodiprion fabricii isolate iyNeoFabr1 chromosome 2, iyNeoFabr1.1, whole genome shotgun sequence encodes these proteins:
- the LOC124175220 gene encoding forkhead box protein K1: MSTYSQTQESDAWALLALKSAPASPSKVQWNTEAKGMPIARLEGREFEYMVRQKRITIGRNSSKGDVDVNMGHSSFISRKHLEIFYDHPYFFMMCNGKNGVFVDGVFQRKGAPAFQLPKSCTFRFPSTNIRLVFQSLIDEQEQSNVRVPSPPKQRAPLPPLRINIPDTGYSSPFPSPTGTISAANSCPASPRAGQGRRNISADLQMVAAYAAVVASGPQNSSIEVGQSSSRQISPEPGAEPRYRSGGGGGANGTPAHYSPPKDDSKPPYSYAQLIVQAIASAPDKQLTLSGIYSYITKNYPYYRTADKGWQNSIRHNLSLNRYFIKVPRSQEEPGKGSFWRIDPQSEAKLIEQAFRRRRQRGVPCFRAPFGLSSRSAPASPSHVGISGLMTPECLSREGSPGPESYPDSSVSSPAGQLTSQSAPGSPGHPYAPPPNHKGRLMQQITVVTNGVNSDGAREDKYLVPGNVGEEHSLSPAGQYSPAPVIVQTSYNYSGSFIGPDTGVGVGKRAHDEPDSSPGSPAPLAIVESPEPPDHQQQQQQPKRQRLHDADDH; the protein is encoded by the exons ATGTCCACGTATTCGCAAACGCAGGAGAGTGACGCCTGGGCCCTTTTGGCATTGAAATCGGCACCCGCGAGCCCCTCAAAAGTGCAATGGAACACAGAGGCGAAGGGAATGCCGATCGCGAGGCTCGAGGGCCGCGAATTCGAGTACATGGTTCGCCAGAAGCGCATAACCATCGGTCGCAACAGCAGCAAAGGCGATGTAGACGTAAACATGGGTCACTCAAGTTTCATATCTCGAAAGCATTTGGAAATATTCTACGATCATCCGTACTTCTTCATGATGTGCAACGGGAAGAACGGGGTCTTCGTTGACGGTGTTTTTCAGCGCAAAGGGGCGCCCGCATTTCAGCTGCCAAAATC GTGTACATTTAGATTTCCAAGCACCAACATACGGCTTGTGTTTCAATCATTGATCGACGAACAAGAGCAGAGCAATGTCCGAGTTCCGTCACCGCCAAAGCAAAGAGCGCCGTTGCCGCCTCTTCGCATCAATATTCCAGACACAGGATACAGTAGTCCGTTTCCTTCGCCCACAGGCACGATTAGTGCGGCTAATTCTTGTCCAGCAAGCCCAAGGGCGGGTCAAGGCAGGAGAAACATTTCAGCAGACCTTCAAATGGTCGCCGCATACGCAGCTGTCGTTGCCAGTGGTCCTCAGAATTCCAGCATTGAAGTCGGGCAAAGTTCAAGCCGACAGATAAGTCCTGAGCCTGGAGCGGAACCTCGATATAGAAGTGGCGGAGGTGGGGGAGCTAATGGAACACCTGCGCACTACAGTCCTCCGAAAGATGACTCGAAGCCACCTTATTCTTACGCTCAACTCATAGTACAGGCGATTGCTTCTGCTCCGGACAAGCAACTCACACTTTCGGGGATTTATTCTTACATTACTAAAAATTATCCTTACTACAGGACAGCCGATAAAGGCTGGCAGAATTCTATAAGGCATAATCTTTCACTCAATCGCTACTTCATCAAAGTCCCGAGGAGCCAAGAGGAACCTGGTAAAGGATCTTTTTGGAGGATAGATCCTCAGTCAGAAGCTAAACTTATCGAACAAGCATTTAGGAGGAGAAGACAAAGAGGGGTCCCCTGCTTCAGGGCGCCCTTTGGCTTATCGTCAAG GAGTGCCCCAGCTTCACCATCACATGTGGGTATCAGTGGGCTTATGACACCGGAGTGCCTGAGTCGGGAGGGATCGCCAGGGCCAGAGTCTTATCCAGATAGTTCTGTATCATCGCCGGCAGGTCAGCTTACGAGCCAGTCAGCCCCTGGCTCGCCTGGGCATCCCTATGCTCCACCTCCCAATCACAAAGGGCGTCTGATGCAGCAGATTACCGTTGTTACAAATGGAGTAAACAGCGACGGAGCCAGAGAGG ATAAATATTTGGTGCCTGGAAATGTTGGAGAAGAACACTCTTTATCGCCTGCTGGACAATATAGTCCAGCTCCTGTTATTGTACAAACTTCCTACAACTACAG TGGGAGCTTTATTGGACCTGATACAGGCGTTGGGGTTGGAAAGCGAGCGCACGATGAACCTGACAGCTCGCCAGGTTCTCCAGCCCCTTTAGCCATTGTTGAGAGTCCAGAGCCCCCTGatcaccagcagcagcagcagcagcctaAACGTCAGCGTCTTCATGACGCAGATGATCACTGA